A window of Komagataella phaffii GS115 chromosome 1, complete sequence contains these coding sequences:
- a CDS encoding Calcium-transporting ATPase → MPSKFDIEPSTLSSLHDPKSLRVLQRECGGIDALVDSLASNESLGLDPLLPDEDERIERYGENILPLKKTASLLRLLFEAFKDKILILLSVAAVISLALGLYETFGQDPEHDAEGREIPKVEWIEGVAIIVAIAVVVVVSALNDWQKERQFSKLNAMKDEREVVVFRGGAKTVISIYDVLVGDILSVETGDVVPVDCVLIHGSCETDESALTGETHTIRKVAADQALKWYNENIPEDSEIDIGDQKHIPDPFLLSGSKLLSGMGRALVTSVGPNSIHGKILASLQVDTEETPLQMRLSNLADGISKFGFLAALILFIILLIKFLANLAPGRRFHDISAALKGSHVVDILITAITVIVVAVPEGLPLAVTLALAFATTRMAKDYNLVRVLRSCETMGTATAICSDKTGTLTENRMRVVRGLMGNISFDSLEGCHKEVSQLSDKLSKNIKTNILINSTAFENVHEDGDVATLTSHSTLRHQSFWSKLPFFKKKPNFGMFGSSEHFIGSKTECAMLLFAKDDLRALDDCSLEVIRQMQEPSIVQVIPFDSARKWSGVVVKQKEGLYTFYIKGASEIVLSRCVSRCTVDGTVTRISTSIKSSLESLITDYASDALRTISLAHRDFEVTNWPPQKYVTVDETVADPDLLFGDVVDDSSRNFASNGKTDTVPAIVIQNDESSSSDSGLTLDGIVGIQDPLRPGVPEAVLQCKKAGVTVRMVTGDNLITAKAISSNCNILPKNRLDDPTAVMEGPAFRKLSVAERHAIVPSLCVLARSSPDDKRLLVETLKDQREVVAVTGDGTNDAPALKLADVGFSMGRSGTEVAREASDIILMTDDFTAIVNAIKWGRTVSTSIRKFIQFQLTVNVTAVVLTFVSAVVSEEGKSVLTAVQLLWVNLIMDTLAALALATDKPDDSFLDQKPAGRHAPLISVSMWKMIIGQSTLQLIITFTIYFAGERIFFDSEPTDHQVSQIHALTFNTFVWLQFFKLWVTRKLDEADDLTTVRSRITARNLNFFQHFFRNWYFLSIAAIIGGLQILIMFVGGAAFSVTRQTGAQWATALICGALALPWGILIRIIPDVWVVKLFPTRAFHFLVRIISLGMFNLGKNKRQEPLSFGGQNTELQYLSPFERAKDGLSKLSLGSHESLPLNPFKWRSRSSSSANSTLINLSSRGSSASDIEHTTATGLATMVPTVVGGAVAGWHPDVWKASPKESFREDENEISDSSR, encoded by the coding sequence ATGCCTTCGAAGTTTGACATAGAACCGTCCACACTATCAAGTCTGCACGATCCCAAGTCCTTGCGGGTTCTTCAGAGGGAGTGTGGTGGTATCGATGCCCTAGTCGATAGTCTAGCCTCCAACGAGTCGCTAGGGTTAGACCCTCTTCTCccagatgaagatgaaagaatCGAGAGATACGGAGAGAACATACTGCCACTCAAAAAGACAGCCTCCTTGTTGAGGCTGCTCTTCGAAgcattcaaagacaaaATTCTGATTCTCTTATCTGTGGCTGCTGTGATCTCACTGGCATTAGGTCTATATGAAACTTTCGGGCAAGACCCTGAACATGATGCTGAAGGGAGAGAGATCCCCAAAGTGGAATGGATTGAAGGAGTAGCAATCATCGTTGCTATTGCTGTGGTTGTGGTTGTTTCTGCTCTCAACGATTGGCAAAAAGAGCGccagttttccaaattgaatGCGATGAAAGACGAAAGGGAAGTCGTTGTGTTCCGAGGTGGTGCCAAGACAGTCATTTCAATTTACGATGTACTTGTGGGTGACATCTTATCGGTGGAAACTGGTGACGTCGTTCCTGTCGACTGTGTTTTAATTCATGGATCCTGCGAGACCGATGAATCTGCGTTAACAGGTGAAACTCATACTATCAGAAAGGTTGCTGCAGACCAGGCCTTGAAATGGTATAACGAAAACATCCctgaagattctgaaattgatattgGTGATCAGAAACATATACCAGACCCCTTCTTGCTATCTGGTTCTAAACTGTTATCAGGGATGGGTAGAGCTCTAGTTACCTCGGTTGGTCCGAACTCCATACATGGTAAAATTTTGGCCTCTTTGCAAGTCGATACCGAAGAAACTCCGTTGCAAATGCGTCTATCCAACCTAGCTGACGgtatttcaaagtttggtTTCCTCGCTGCTCTGATTTTGTTTATCATTTTGttgatcaagtttttggCTAATCTGGCTCCAGGAAGACGATTCCATGATATCTCTGCTGCTCTGAAGGGATCGCACGTCGTGGATATTTTGATCACCGCTATAACTGTGATTGTTGTGGCAGTTCCTGAAGGTTTACCACTTGCTGTGACTCTGGCCTTGGCCTTTGCTACTACTAGAATGGCCAAAGATTACAACTTAGTAAGGGTTTTGCGCTCTTGTGAAACAATGGGTACTGCTACAGCTATTTGTTCCGATAAAACTGGAACCTTGACTGAAAATAGAATGCGTGTGGTTAGAGGATTGATGGGTAATATCTCTTTTGATTCCTTAGAAGGATGTCACAAGGAAGTTTCTCAACTTTCTGACAAGCTGTCAAAAAATATAAAAACCAACATTCTGATTAATTCTACTGCTTTCGAAAACGTGCACGAGGACGGTGATGTTGCAACTCTTACCAGCCATTCAACCCTTCGCCATCAATCCTTTTGGTCCAAActtcctttcttcaaaaagaagCCTAACTTTGGAATGTTTGGATCTTCTGAGCACTTCATTGGTTCCAAGACTGAATGTGCTATGTTGTTATTTGCTAAAGATGATCTTCGTGCATTGGATGATTGTTCTTTAGAAGTTATTCGTCAAATGCAAGAACCATCAATTGTTCAAGTCATACCTTTTGACAGTGCCCGCAAATGGAGTGGAGTTGTTgtgaaacaaaaagaaggatTATACACTTTCTACATCAAAGGTGCCTCTGAAATTGTACTTTCTCGATGTGTATCTAGATGTACTGTTGATGGAACAGTTACGAGGATTTCCACCAGCATTAAgtcatctttggaatcattaATCACAGACTATGCTTCTGACGCTTTGAGAACGATCTCTTTGGCTCACAGAGATTTTGAGGTTACCAATTGGCCACCTCAAAAGTATGTCACCGTTGACGAAACAGTTGCCGATCCTGATTTACTCTTTGGTGACGTCGTTGATGACTCTTCGAGAAATTTTGCTTCTAATGGAAAAACAGATACTGTCCCTGCCATTGTCATACAAAATGACGagtcttcatcttctgaCTCAGGGCTTACACTTGACGGTATTGTTGGTATTCAAGATCCTTTAAGACCTGGTGTACCTGAGGCTGTCCTTCAATGTAAAAAGGCAGGAGTTACGGTGAGAATGGTCACTGGTGACAATTTGATTACGGCGAAGGCGATTTCATCCAACTGTAACATTCTTCCTAAAAATAGGTTAGATGACCCCACTGCAGTTATGGAAGGTCCAGCGTTCCGAAAGCTTTCTGTAGCAGAGCGTCACGCAATCGTTCCATCTCTCTGCGTGCTAGCTCGATCCTCACCTGATGATAAAAGGTTATTAGTGgagactttgaaggacCAACGTGAAGTTGTTGCGGTTACTGGTGATGGTACTAATGACGCTCCAGCCTTGAAATTGGCAGATGTTGGTTTTTCTATGGGACGCTCTGGAACAGAAGTTGCTCGTGAAGCATCTGACATCATTTTGATGACCGATGATTTTACTGCCATTGTGAATGCCATTAAGTGGGGAAGAACTGTGTCTACGTCTATTCGAAAGTTTATCCAGTTCCAGCTGACTGTTAACGTTACTGCTGTGGTGCTAACTTTTGTTTCTGCCGTTGTTTCTGAAGAAGGTAAGTCCGTTCTTACTGCGGTTCAGTTGCTGTGGGTCAACCTGATTATGGATACTTTGGCAGCTTTAGCGTTGGCCACTGACAAGCCTGATGATAGCTTCCTGGATCAAAAGCCAGCTGGAAGACATGCTCCATTGATCTCAGTTTCTATGTGGAAGATGATTATTGGCCAATCGACATTGCAACTGATTATCACTTTCACAATATATTTTGCAGGGGAGAGAATATTCTTCGATTCGGAACCAACTGATCACCAAGTTTCGCAAATTCATGCCTTAACTTTCAACACTTTTGTCTGGCtacaatttttcaaactttggGTAACACGGAAGTTAGATGAAGCTGACGATTTGACTACTGTGAGGAGTAGGATTACTGCGAGAAATCttaatttctttcaacatttCTTCAGGAATTGGTACTTTTTGTCCATTGCTGCTATAATAGGTGGTTTACAGATTTTAATTATGTTCGTTGGTGGTGCAGCATTTTCGGTTACTCGTCAAACGGGTGCTCAATGGGCTACAGCTTTGATATGCGGAGCACTGGCTTTGCCGTGGGGTATTCTCATTAGAATTATTCCCGACGTCTGGGTTGTAAAATTATTCCCCACAAGAGCATTCCACTTTTTAGTCCGGATTATATCACTAGGGATGTTTAACCTAGGTAAGAATAAACGACAAGAACCACTTTCTTTCGGAGGCCAAAACACGGAACTACAGTACCTTTCTCCATTCGAAAGAGCCAAGGATGGACTATCTAAATTATCTCTGGGATCGCATGAGTCTTTACCATTGAATCCTTTCAAATGGAGATCAAGATCCAGTTCATCAGCTAACTCTACATTGATCAATTTGTCTTCAAGAGGAAGCAGCGCCAGTGATATTGAACATACTACAGCCACAGGATTGGCCACAATGGTGCCCACTGTGGTAGGTGGAGCTGTTGCCGGCTGGCATCCCGATGTGTGGAAGGCAAGCCCCAAAGAAAGCTTTAGAGAGGATGAAAACGAAATTAGTGATTCATCCAGGTAG
- a CDS encoding Zinc finger protein, which yields MFKKHELYVYDLPVKILDSIKVLYFDSFSTISKAPEAKELQSNEPKVDSNICRVCQKELNKNDSEQFRSHVQSDLHRLNLKRQAANLPIVNEEEFERLVQDDDNVSISGSDYDSEDDLGKDEFASEKSRLETITEDYGDLSLNDVSFLNTKSPYICFSSDLLPAEKCFGIYKTIFTDLDNSKDPRKLLQDLNSQKDKDSHISALFMIGGGHFAGAIISHKRRNVKGNKGSEDQLLEQSVELVEHKTFHRYTTRRKQGGSQSASDNGKGKANSAGASLRRYNEAELQKDVRELLGNWAHYLKDCQSVFIRANGSSNRNILVGYESAPLQNNDPRVKSFPFTTKRATSSALKKAWVQLTHLTILDTPKSDEKLKQKLLKQQENITKSRSGGRKDSQKDSKLDPEEIHTAEIVSLIEKSRAPALIAYFRKNKLATDFTLKPEQKFSSVSTPLHYAAAHGSPHICQVLLVNLKADPTITNSTGRTPCEISASTQIRRAFQVARKTLGESAWDWEKANVGPPKSKDEFDQEDAEVSKAEDERKRMIIEEKLAETRQKFENQYQERYGSGTKLQQFNTVTQQTNLSSLSDDQKLRLMREQRARAAEARMKSLQNK from the coding sequence atgttcaagaaacatGAGCTCTACGTGTATGATTTACCAGTGAAGATCCTCGATTCAATCAAAGTATTGTACTTCgactctttttcaacgattTCGAAAGCTCCAGAGGCCAAAGAACTGCAATCAAATGAACCGAAGGTAGACTCCAATATTTGTCGAGTTTGTCAAAAAGAACTGAATAAGAACGACTCAGAACAGTTTAGATCCCATGTTCAAAGTGATTTGCATAGACTCAATCTGAAGAGACAGGCGGCAAACCTTCCCATTGTGAATGAGGAGGAATTTGAACGTTTAGTTCAAGATGACGATAATGTATCGATATCTGGATCAGACTACGACTCAGAGGATGATTTGGGTAAAGACGAATTTGCCTCCGAGAAGTCACGTTTGGAGACAATAACTGAAGACTATGGtgatctttctttgaacgacgtgagttttttgaataCAAAGTCACCATATATATGCTTCTCCTCAGACTTACTTCCAGCTGAAAAATGTTTTGGTATCTACAAAACGATATTTACTGATCTAGATAATTCCAAAGATCCACGGAAATTGTTACAGGATTTGAACTCTCAGAAGGATAAAGATAGTCACATTTCAGCGCTGTTCATGATCGGTGGAGGTCATTTTGCCGGTGCCATTATCTCCCACAAACGTAGGAATGTCAAGGGGAACAAAGGCTCTGAAGATCAACTTTTGGAGCAATCGGTGGAGCTTGTTGAGCATAAAACATTCCATAGGTATACGACAAGACGTAAACAAGGTGGTTCTCAAAGTGCCAGTGACAATGGTAAGGGAAAGGCCAACTCTGCTGGAGCCTCTTTGAGACGCTATAATGAAGCTGAGTTGCAGAAAGACGTTAGAGAACTGTTGGGTAACTGGGCCCAttatttgaaagattgtCAGTCTGTATTCATTAGAGCCAATGGATCCTCTAATAGAAACATCCTGGTGGGATATGAATCTGCGCCGTTACAGAACAATGATCCTAGAGTCAAATCCTTCCCCTTCACTACAAAAAGAGCTACTTCCTCCGCGCTTAAAAAAGCTTGGGTTCAGCTGACTCATTTAACAATCTTGGATACGCCAAAGAGTGATGAAAAGTTAAAGCAGAAACTTCTTAAACAGCAAGAAAATATCACCAAGTCCAGATCCGGTGGTAGGAAAGACTCTCAAAAAGACTCAAAGCTAGACCCAGAAGAAATACATACGGCTGAAATTGTGTCTCTTATAGAAAAGTCCAGAGCTCCAGCTCTGATAGCATACTTCAGGAAGAACAAATTGGCTACGGATTTTACACTGAAGCCAGAACAAAAATTCTCTAGTGTTTCAACTCCACTTCATTATGCAGCAGCACATGGATCACCCCATATTTGCCAAGTGCTTCTAGTTAACCTCAAGGCTGATCCAACGATTACCAATTCGACAGGGCGAACACCCTGTGAGATTTCAGCTAGTACACAAATCAGAAGAGCCTTCCAAGTTGCAAGAAAGACTCTTGGTGAATCTGCTTGGGATTGGGAGAAGGCAAATGTTGGACCTCCAAAATCTAAAGACgaatttgatcaagaagatgcCGAGGTTTCCAAGgctgaagatgaaagaaaaaggatgataattgaagagaaattggCAGAAACCAGGCAAAAGTTTGAGAACCAGTACCAAGAAAGGTATGGTTCGGGGACTAAGTTACAGCAGTTCAATACGGTTACTCAACAAACAAACTTAAGTTCCTTATCAGACGATCAAAAACTAAGGTTAATGAGAGAGCAGAGGGCGAGGGCTGCCGAAGCTAGAATGAAGTCTTTACAGAATAAATAG
- a CDS encoding Lipid-binding protein, localized to the bud via specific mRNA transport: protein MSRLRIWFHSIGKQATNYLQDLKKKKTPSTPSDELNQRLGLSHLDSEAKMKAARQDARRQMVKDFPWERIGCFRDPSSEDSSTFSARDLQKENRFIEHFVIDRYYSDWYWNTSLMIGTCLWAYFVARIGLGLWSLILVVFYAIQVYRLEVSRFNRNIHDDMNRVQSVQLLENGTETMQWLNSFLAKFWIIYMPVLSEQVKKAANDVLKDAAPGFGIDALSLDQFTLGSKSPTINSVKSYPKLGKDVYQMDWDFSFAPNDTDDMTKNEIKKKIDPKVALGVRVGKAFVSKNLPILVENMQFVGKMRVTIKIGDHFPNIKLVSVSFLEPPEIAYSLKPVGGDTFGLDIMSLIPGLSSFVNTLIHSNLRPMLYAPNSLDIDVEQLLEEQVQDTIGVLAVTINRADDLKSTKDCDPFVSLFTEKQEYRKVHHRHQDQHHFSLLERNEVYHHDSNKGPKLIGSTSYSLDNVVQQEVILGQTSKLKMGGKTRGSLSYDIRWFPVLEGEELADGSKEEPPDTESGVLKLLLQGATDLSLVSSVTGKLSAYSELYLNGELVTKTRIIQNTIEPNWEESLEKFIFAKSKSRVELIVRTKSGLVEDPVVGSFKGNLDELIATSLDDSATIKLKPQGEYKLTAQWKGLALSGADASTNFVPPFGVARLHIRNADDVLNTKTVGKVDPYVRVMVNGRLKYRTTVRETTTTPVWEECMYFPVTSMNQVFSLDVMDAEKRSKDKLLGSAKVQLSSFVKKSDDGKFMAYDGAKKVLSQPLEIKKSKKKKGTIYYSMSFIPMLPVYTNTELEELERTKEERKEKELQEQKKLEQMEELFKKNPKKYEWVEVDDDLDEIPKQKLSLEQLLEYNSGSMGVQIKKGKFTKPDVYVQLLFDELAFPSYISARSQGRSITSPDVAQVFVRDLENSQTIIRISKRAIAKEQDDIIGEQSFATRDLLQRGYGKDIDLTFAGQKLQVELDFLPLSVELPQSELMADSGFLTLEILDAANLLSADSNGKSDPMAKVLLDGQEIYCTDKIKRTLDPTWDESTRFYVPSRSRSKVTIAVYDWDFAGDNDFLGEKNLPLENLAVDETQEFKVELDTQGSVRLRGTFHPEYVRPPIEIMGQSGIEKVATAPVKVIGGAANIIGGTVGVVGGGVFKGVKNVLVPSKKKQEKHDETADLTSLRSVKSGASSTFSRNSHHPKDTFIPLGAPPLPRASRAQNTDSSATSNLGSDVQSLRNGGRTPVQNGSPVKVIQSRPRSIVSSEQASVSGASKQNVSKGSVEIVSLSGMDAKNSLLVRVLVTSPSRRKEVLRTASHKTKDGNIIWNEGTTFNAAADSSLTFEIKASHTFSKNITLATGSLELSDVIEKTNEDEIKVSLTSGGELVVKVDYSDQYPKEDS from the exons ATGAGCAGATTAAGAATCTGGTTTCACTCGATAGGGAAGCAAGCTACTAACTATCTCCaggatttgaaaaagaagaaaactcCCTCGACGCCCTCTGATGAGCTCAACCAGAGGCTTGGATTGAGCCATTTAGATAGTGAGGCTAAGATGAAAGCAGCCAGGCAAGATGCTCGCAGGCAAATGGTTAAGGATTTTCCTTGGGAAAGAATAGGTTGCTTCAGGGACCCTAGCTCAGAAGACTCTAGTACCTTTTCTGCCCGTGATCTTCAGAAGGAGAACAGATTCATTGAACATTTTGTAATCGACAGGTACTACTCTGACTGGTATTGGAATACATCGTTAATGATAGGCACATGTCTTTGGGCTTACTTCGTTGCCAGAATTGGATTGGGTCTATGGTCTCTTATCCTAGTTGTATTTTATGCTATCCAAGTTTATCGTCTGGAGGTGTCCAGATTCAACAGGAATATTCATGACGATATGAATAGAGTTCAGTCTGTGCAGCTTCTAGAGAACGGAACTGAAACCATGCAATGGCTTAACTCCTTCTTAGCCAAGTTCTGGATCATTTATATGCCTGTCCTATCGGAGCAAGTGAAAAAGGCGGCCAACGACGTCTTGAAAGATGCCGCCCCTGGATTTGGTATCGACGCTCTGAGTTTGGATCAATTTACCTTGGGTTCAAAATCTCCTACAATCAACTCTGTCAAATCTTATCCAAAGCTAGGTAAAGACGTTTACCAAATGGACTGGGATTTCTCGTTTGCTCCCAATGATACGGATGACATgaccaaaaatgaaatcaaaaagaagatcGATCCTAAGGTCGCTTTGGGTGTGAGAGTTGGAAAGGCTTTTGTCTCCAAGAATTTGCCAATCCTTGTGGAGAACATGCAGTTCGTAGGAAAGATGAGAGTCACAATCAAAATCGGTGATCATTTTCCTAATATCAAGCTGGTCTCAGTGAGTTTCTTGGAACCACCTGAAATTGCGTACTCCCTTAAACCTGTTGGAGGCGATACCTTCGGATTGGACATCATGTCTTTAATTCCAGGCTTATCTTCATTTGTTAACACTTTGATTCATTCTAACTTAAGACCAATGCTATATGCGCCAAACTCTCTCGATATTGATGTTGAGCAACTGTTAGAAGAGCAAGTGCAGGACACTATCGGTGTTCTTGCCGTGACTATAAACAGAGCAGATGACCTTAAATCCACAAAAGACTGTGATCCATTCGTATCGCTATTTACGGAGAAACAAGAGTATAGAAAAGTTCACCACAGACATCAAGACCAACACCACTTCTCCTTATTGGAAAGAAACGAA GTTTACCACCACGACTCTAACAAAGGGCCCAAACTTATCGGATCTACGAGTTATTCCTTGGACAACGTTGTTCAACAGGAAGTCATTCTCGGTCAAACatcaaaactgaaaatggGAGGCAAAACAAGAGGCTCTCTAAGTTATGATATCCGTTGGTTCCCTGTTTTAGAAGGTGAAGAGTTAGCCGATGGttccaaagaagaaccTCCTGATACAGAATCTGGTGTCCTTAAATTACTGTTGCAAGGTGCCACCGATTTGAGTCTCGTGTCATCCGTGACTGGTAAATTATCTGCGTATTCTGAGCTGTATTTGAATGGGGAGCTTGTTACCAAGACTCGTATCATACAAAATACAATTGAGCCAAATTGggaagaatctttggagaagtttATATTTGCCAAGTCAAAGTCCAGAGTCGAGTTAATTGTGAGGACCAAATCTGGTCTTGTTGAAGACCCTGTAGTGGGAAGTTTCAAGGGAAATCTTGATGAGCTAATTGCTACTAGTCTGGATGACTCTGCCACTATCAAGCTGAAACCTCAGGGTGAGTATAAACTAACTGCCCAGTGGAAAGGTTTAGCACTCAGTGGTGCTGATGCCAGTACTAACTTCGTTCCTCCATTTGGAGTTGCGAGACTGCACATAAGAAATGCTGATGATGTTTTAAATACCAAGACTGTTGGAAAGGTAGATCCTTACGTTAGGGTTATGGTCAATGGTAGATTGAAATATAGAACCACTGTCCGTGAAACTACAACTACTCCGGTTTGGGAGGAATGCATGTACTTCCCAGTGACCTCAATGAACCAGGTGTTCTCTCTTGATGTTATGGATGCTGAAAAGAGAAGTAAAGACAAGCTGCTTGGGTCTGCCAAAGTGCAATTGAGTTCTTTTGTAAAAAAGTCCGACGATGGAAAATTCATGGCTTATGATGGTGCTAAAAAGGTTTTGTCTCAACCTTtagaaatcaaaaagtcaaagaagaagaaaggaacCATATACTACTCAATGTCTTTCATCCCAATGCTACCAGTTTATACAAATACTGAACTGGAGGAACTTGAGAGGACAAAggaggaaagaaaagaaaaggaattACAGGAGCAAAAAAAACTAGAGCAAATGGAAGAGctattcaagaagaatccTAAGAAGTATGAATGGGTGGAAGTTGATGACGATCTCGACGAAATTCCAAAGCAAAAGCTATCGCTGGAACAATTACTAGAGTACAATTCTGGTTCCATGGGTGTACAGATCAAAAAGGGAAAATTCACCAAACCGGATGTGTATGTTCAACTTTTGTTTGATGAGCTAGCTTTCCCCTCTTACATTTCTGCTCGTTCACAAGGACGATCCATTACGTCTCCGGATGTGGCTCAAGTTTTCGTACGTGACCTTGAGAATTCACAAACTATCATTCGTATCTCTAAACGTGCTATTGCAAAGGAGCAAGATGACATAATTGGAGAGCAATCTTTTGCAACTCGGgatcttcttcagagaGGTTATGGTAAAGATATTGACTTAACTTTTGCTGGCCAGAAATTGCAGGTCGAATTGGACTTTCTTCCATTGTCAGTGGAACTACCACAGTCAGAACTTATGGCAGACTCTGGTTTCCTTACCCTTGAAATACTTGATGCAGCTAATTTATTGTCTGCAGATAGTAACGGCAAATCTGATCCAATGGCCAAGGTTCTATTAGACGGACAAGAGATATACTGCACTGACAAGATCAAGAGAACTTTGGACCCTACATGGGATGAATCAACAAGATTCTACGTTCCATCTAGATCGAGATCCAAGGTTACAATCGCAGTTTATGACTGGGATTTTGCCGGTGATAATGATTTCTTGGGTGAAAAGAATCTCCCGTTAGAAAACCTCGCTGTGGATGAGACTCAAGAATTTAAAGTCGAATTGGATACTCAAGGTTCTGTTCGGTTAAGAGGAACATTCCACCCCGAATATGTCAGACCACCAATTGAGATTATGGGACAGAGTGGAATTGAGAAGGTCGCTACAGCTCCAGTCAAGGTTATTGGTGGCGCAGCTAACATTATTGGTGGCACTGTTGGAGTTGTAGGTGGTGGCGTTTTCAAGGGTGTTAAGAACGTCTTAGTGCCctccaagaaaaagcaAGAGAAGCACGACGAAACAGCGGACTTGACCTCTTTGAGATCTGTCAAATCCGGAGCAAGTTCAACATTCTCCAGAAATAGTCACCACCCTAAGGACACTTTCATTCCACTTGGCGCTCCTCCCCTACCAAGAGCCAGTAGAGCTCAGAACACTGATAGTTCTGCCACCTCTAATTTGGGATCTGATGTCCAAAGCTTAAGAAATGGGGGTAGGACTCCAGTTCAGAATGGATCACCTGTTAAAGTGATACAATCCAGACCGAGATCGATCGTCTCTTCTGAACAAGCAAGCGTCTCTGGAGCTTCTAAACAGAATGTATCCAAGGGATCTGTTGAGATTGTCTCATTATCTGGCATGGATGCGAAAAACTCTTTATTAGTCAGAGTCTTGGTCACATCAccttccagaagaaaggaGGTACTGCGCACTGCCTCCCACAAAACAAAAGATGGAAACATCATCTGGAATGAAGGCACCACGTTTAATGCAGCTGCTGACTCATCGTTgacttttgaaatcaaagcTAGTCACACTTTTAGTAAGAATATTACACTTGCTACAGGTTCACTAGAACTTAGTGATGTTATCGAGAAGACTAATGAGGATGAGATTAAAGTTAGTTTAACTTCTGGCGGAGAATTGGTCGTAAAGGTTGATTACTCCGATCAATATCCCAAGGAAGATAGTTAG